A single region of the Plantactinospora soyae genome encodes:
- a CDS encoding GntR family transcriptional regulator yields MAATVEPPYLRIVREIRRRVAEGELRPGDRVPSTRQLASEWGVALATATRALTTLNQEGVVRAQPRVGTVVAAPDPEPEPSRSRRRPTPNPAHPAEPELTRERVVHAAIGIADTEGLEALSMRGVAARLGVATMSPYRYVHSKEELTLLMADAAYGERGYPGPAPDGWRARLELGARTLWELHQRHPWLAQLSPLTRPLPLPNLMVHGEWVLAALDGLGLDPATMLDLNILVYSFVQGLAANLEREAQARAASGISEQEWIDGQAPALDALAGSGNAPTYAKLLTSFARTGYDLDLDRLFETGLRALLDGFAALVEERAGQRPGPAG; encoded by the coding sequence GTGGCCGCCACAGTCGAGCCGCCCTACCTGCGCATCGTCAGGGAGATCCGTCGACGCGTCGCCGAGGGGGAACTCCGGCCCGGCGACCGGGTGCCCTCGACCCGGCAGCTCGCCAGCGAGTGGGGCGTCGCCCTCGCCACCGCCACCAGGGCGCTCACCACGCTCAACCAGGAGGGCGTCGTACGGGCCCAGCCCCGGGTCGGCACCGTCGTCGCCGCCCCGGACCCGGAGCCGGAGCCGAGCCGGAGTCGGCGACGCCCCACCCCGAACCCGGCCCACCCGGCCGAACCCGAGCTGACCCGCGAACGCGTCGTCCACGCCGCCATCGGAATCGCCGACACCGAGGGGCTGGAGGCGCTGTCCATGCGTGGTGTGGCGGCCCGGCTCGGCGTGGCCACCATGTCGCCGTACCGCTATGTGCACAGCAAGGAGGAACTGACCCTGCTGATGGCCGACGCGGCGTACGGGGAGCGGGGTTATCCCGGGCCGGCACCCGACGGCTGGCGGGCCCGGCTGGAACTGGGCGCGCGGACGTTGTGGGAACTGCACCAGCGCCATCCCTGGCTGGCCCAGCTCAGCCCGCTCACCAGGCCACTGCCGCTGCCCAACCTGATGGTGCACGGCGAATGGGTGCTCGCCGCCCTGGACGGACTCGGTCTCGACCCGGCCACCATGCTCGACCTGAACATCCTGGTCTACAGCTTCGTGCAGGGTCTCGCCGCTAACCTGGAGCGGGAGGCTCAGGCCAGGGCCGCCAGCGGCATCTCCGAGCAGGAGTGGATCGACGGGCAGGCTCCGGCGCTCGACGCGCTGGCCGGTTCCGGGAACGCCCCCACCTACGCCAAGTTGCTGACCAGCTTCGCCCGGACCGGTTACGACCTCGATCTCGACCGGCTCTTCGAGACCGGGCTGCGGGCCCTGCTCGACGGTTTCGCCGCACTGGTCGAGGAGCGGGCCGGGCAGCGCCCCGGGCCGGCCGGCTGA
- a CDS encoding FAD-dependent monooxygenase codes for MESVLISGASVAGPALAYWLRRRGFAVTVVERAPAPRTGGQAIDIRGVALDVVDRMGILTPLRQLRTRMRGMSMLDGDGNEVMRSTEMALSSGRLDSADIEVLREDLTHQLHELTRPDVEYVFDDSISRLVQDEHGVRVEFERAAPRTFDLVIGADGLHSTVRRLAFGPEAEFVHHLGTYLAVFRTENFLDLADWQVWMRDGTAGCGIYPVRGNTELRVNLGFESEPLDYDHRDTDQQRRLLAERLSGLRWEIPRLLKEMWQAPDFYFDAMAQVRMDTWSTGRVALLGDAGYCPSPLSGQGTSLALVGGYLLADELGAAAGDHRAALRRYEQRMRPFVELNQALATENPGGPATEESIERAKNAISLDR; via the coding sequence ATGGAGAGCGTTCTCATCTCTGGCGCCAGCGTCGCCGGCCCCGCCCTGGCGTACTGGCTGCGTCGCCGCGGCTTTGCCGTCACCGTGGTCGAACGGGCTCCGGCGCCGCGTACCGGTGGGCAGGCCATCGACATCCGGGGCGTGGCGCTGGACGTGGTCGACCGGATGGGCATCCTGACGCCGCTGCGCCAGCTCCGTACCCGGATGCGGGGCATGTCGATGCTCGACGGCGACGGCAACGAGGTCATGCGCTCCACCGAGATGGCCCTGAGCAGCGGCCGGCTCGACAGCGCGGACATCGAGGTGCTGCGTGAAGACCTGACCCACCAGTTGCACGAGCTGACCCGGCCCGACGTCGAGTACGTCTTCGACGACTCGATCAGCCGGCTGGTCCAGGACGAGCACGGCGTACGGGTCGAGTTCGAGCGGGCCGCTCCGCGTACCTTCGACCTGGTGATCGGTGCCGACGGCCTGCACTCCACGGTACGGCGGCTGGCCTTCGGCCCGGAGGCGGAGTTCGTGCACCACCTCGGCACCTACCTGGCGGTCTTCCGCACGGAGAACTTCCTGGACCTGGCGGACTGGCAGGTCTGGATGCGGGACGGCACGGCCGGCTGCGGCATCTATCCGGTCCGGGGCAACACCGAACTGCGGGTCAATCTCGGATTCGAGTCCGAGCCACTCGACTACGACCACCGTGACACCGACCAGCAGCGCCGGCTGCTCGCCGAACGGCTCTCCGGACTGCGCTGGGAGATCCCGAGGCTGCTGAAGGAGATGTGGCAGGCGCCCGACTTCTACTTCGACGCGATGGCACAGGTCCGGATGGACACCTGGTCGACGGGGCGGGTGGCGCTGCTCGGCGACGCCGGCTACTGCCCCTCCCCACTGTCCGGCCAGGGCACCAGCCTCGCCCTGGTCGGCGGCTACCTGCTGGCCGACGAGCTCGGCGCGGCGGCCGGCGACCACCGGGCGGCGCTGCGCCGGTACGAGCAGCGCATGCGCCCGTTCGTCGAACTCAACCAGGCACTCGCCACGGAGAACCCGGGTGGACCCGCCACGGAGGAGTCGATCGAACGGGCCAAGAACGCCATCTCACTCGACCGCTGA
- a CDS encoding M23 family metallopeptidase: MRHRSRRRLGGRTPYLVTGLVALLGLGVAGGAVAVAGGADEPGDRVTVAADESARSSAAQRADRSERDPAPPTLAPTPTPTVAPSTSSRPTAARTARSGGSAPASKSTATRRPAGWVNPLPGAETTSCFGPRWGTMHAGIDLAMPENTPIRAAGAGTVVTAGWAYTGYGISVVIDHGNGYLTHYAHQNRTVVSVGARVAAGDVIGYEGATGDVTGPHLHFEVHKGLWNQVDPGPWMREHGVDLGC; encoded by the coding sequence GTGCGGCACCGCTCCCGGCGCAGGCTCGGCGGCCGGACTCCGTACCTCGTCACCGGGCTGGTCGCGCTGCTCGGGCTCGGTGTGGCCGGCGGAGCCGTGGCGGTGGCGGGCGGTGCCGACGAGCCCGGCGACCGGGTGACGGTGGCGGCGGACGAATCGGCCCGCTCCTCCGCCGCGCAGCGTGCGGACCGGTCCGAGCGGGATCCCGCACCCCCCACCCTCGCCCCGACCCCCACCCCGACCGTCGCTCCCTCGACGAGCAGCCGGCCCACGGCCGCCAGGACCGCCCGGTCCGGTGGCTCCGCACCGGCCTCGAAGTCGACCGCGACCCGGCGCCCGGCCGGCTGGGTCAATCCGCTGCCGGGAGCCGAGACGACCTCGTGCTTCGGCCCGCGCTGGGGCACGATGCACGCCGGCATCGACCTCGCGATGCCGGAGAACACCCCGATCCGCGCCGCCGGGGCCGGCACCGTGGTGACCGCCGGCTGGGCCTACACCGGGTACGGCATCTCGGTGGTCATCGACCACGGCAACGGCTACCTGACCCACTACGCCCACCAGAACCGGACCGTGGTGAGCGTCGGCGCCCGGGTCGCCGCCGGGGACGTGATCGGGTACGAGGGTGCCACCGGCGACGTCACGGGTCCGCATCTGCACTTCGAGGTGCACAAGGGGTTGTGGAACCAGGTCGACCCCGGGCCCTGGATGCGGGAGCACGGCGTGGATCTCGGCTGCTGA
- a CDS encoding MerR family transcriptional regulator, whose product MSIAEAARRTGVSAHTLRYYERAGLVVTPVYRTAGGTRRYHQLDLDWITVCTRLRATGMPIKTIRRYAQLVSAGRGNEQERLALMEAHRADVSAKLAELQENLKIIDHKIDVYRGRLAAGDADQLWAPNAQCAPSE is encoded by the coding sequence GTGAGCATCGCCGAGGCCGCTCGCCGCACCGGGGTCAGCGCGCATACCCTGCGCTACTACGAACGCGCCGGCCTGGTCGTCACCCCTGTCTACCGCACCGCCGGAGGCACACGGCGCTATCACCAGCTGGACCTCGACTGGATCACCGTCTGCACCAGGCTGCGGGCCACTGGCATGCCCATCAAGACCATCCGGCGCTACGCCCAGCTCGTCTCGGCCGGGCGCGGCAACGAGCAGGAACGCCTTGCCCTTATGGAGGCCCACCGTGCCGACGTTAGCGCCAAGCTCGCTGAGCTACAGGAAAACCTCAAGATCATTGATCACAAGATCGACGTCTACCGAGGCCGGCTCGCTGCCGGTGACGCCGACCAGCTATGGGCGCCAAACGCCCAGTGCGCGCCGTCTGAGTAG
- a CDS encoding SDR family NAD(P)-dependent oxidoreductase, whose amino-acid sequence MKALVTGGTNGLGLAMASALATAGATVALTGRSGEHANSVAGELPGAFGIELDVRDESSVTRAVDQAWSRLGGIDMLVNNAGIGMRTVNPRFMTHSQAFWEVPADGFRAVIETNLTGYFLVAREVAPRMLAAGGGRIVNISVSESTMQRAGFVPYGPSRAGSESLSRIMAADLRDTGVTVNLLLPGGPTVTGMLPPGTVSEGRRFLESAVMGPPIVWLASDDAAGVHDERIVAVEFERWLRDRNGRR is encoded by the coding sequence ATGAAGGCGTTGGTGACCGGCGGGACGAACGGACTGGGACTCGCCATGGCCTCCGCCCTGGCCACGGCGGGAGCGACGGTAGCGTTGACCGGCCGATCCGGCGAGCATGCGAACTCGGTTGCCGGTGAACTTCCCGGGGCGTTCGGTATCGAACTGGACGTGCGAGACGAGTCGTCGGTGACAAGGGCGGTCGACCAGGCGTGGTCGCGGCTCGGCGGCATCGACATGCTGGTGAACAATGCCGGGATCGGCATGCGCACGGTCAACCCGCGCTTCATGACGCACTCGCAGGCCTTCTGGGAGGTTCCCGCCGACGGCTTCCGCGCGGTGATTGAGACAAACCTGACAGGCTACTTCCTGGTGGCGCGCGAGGTCGCGCCGCGGATGCTGGCCGCTGGCGGCGGACGCATCGTCAACATCTCGGTGAGTGAATCGACCATGCAGCGGGCTGGCTTCGTCCCCTACGGGCCGTCGCGCGCCGGCAGCGAGTCGCTTTCCCGGATCATGGCCGCCGACCTGCGGGACACGGGCGTCACCGTCAACCTGCTGCTGCCCGGTGGCCCGACCGTCACGGGCATGTTGCCGCCCGGCACCGTGTCCGAGGGACGGCGATTCTTAGAGTCGGCGGTGATGGGCCCGCCGATCGTCTGGCTGGCGTCCGACGACGCGGCCGGCGTGCACGACGAGCGGATCGTCGCCGTCGAATTCGAGCGTTGGCTGCGCGACAGGAACGGCAGGAGGTGA